One Thermodesulfovibrio thiophilus DSM 17215 genomic window carries:
- the rph gene encoding ribonuclease PH — protein sequence MRPDGRKNDEMRSIKIIKEFVKNADGSVLIELGHTRVICTASIENKVPPFLKDQRKGWITAEYGMLPRSTPTRMIRESSAGRIGGRTHEIQRLIGRSLRSVVDLEKLGERTIWIDCDVIEADGGTRTASITGGYIALREAITRAMHTGMIAENPIKETIAAISVGIVAGEPRLDLCYAEDSVAEVDMNIIMTESGKFVEIQGTAEITPFSREQLLQLLAIAEKGIREIIRIINK from the coding sequence ATGAGACCTGATGGAAGAAAAAATGATGAAATGAGAAGTATAAAGATTATTAAAGAATTTGTCAAAAATGCTGATGGCTCTGTTCTGATTGAGCTGGGTCATACCAGAGTTATATGTACTGCTTCCATAGAAAATAAAGTTCCACCCTTCTTAAAAGACCAGAGAAAAGGATGGATAACAGCGGAATACGGAATGCTTCCTCGTTCAACACCAACCAGAATGATTAGAGAGTCTTCGGCAGGTAGAATTGGTGGTAGAACGCATGAAATTCAGAGACTTATTGGAAGATCATTGAGATCTGTTGTTGACCTTGAAAAACTTGGTGAAAGAACAATATGGATAGACTGTGATGTAATTGAAGCAGATGGAGGAACAAGAACAGCCTCAATTACCGGTGGATATATAGCTTTAAGAGAAGCAATTACAAGGGCCATGCATACAGGAATGATTGCTGAAAATCCAATTAAAGAAACTATTGCAGCTATCAGTGTAGGTATTGTTGCAGGAGAACCCAGACTGGATCTGTGTTATGCTGAAGACTCAGTAGCGGAAGTTGATATGAATATTATAATGACAGAGTCTGGAAAATTTGTAGAAATACAGGGTACTGCAGAAATAACTCCGTTTTCAAGAGAACAGTTATTACAACTATTAGCAATTGCAGAAAAGGGAATTAGGGAGATTATCAGAATTATTAATAAATAG
- the rpiB gene encoding ribose 5-phosphate isomerase B: MKIAIGADHAGFELKEILTPLIKEMGFEVIDMGTSSSCSADYPDYAEAVAQEVSEGRVDRGILICGTGIGMAIVANKFKNVRATLCNDLYTAKLSRLHNNANILCFGARVIGKDLAKEIVTVWLNTPFEGGRHEKRLEKINFIERKVLGQ; this comes from the coding sequence ATGAAAATTGCAATTGGTGCTGACCACGCAGGATTTGAGCTAAAGGAGATATTAACTCCTTTAATTAAGGAGATGGGATTTGAAGTTATCGATATGGGAACATCTTCGAGCTGTTCTGCTGATTATCCTGATTACGCCGAAGCAGTTGCACAGGAGGTGTCTGAAGGCAGAGTGGATAGAGGAATTCTTATATGTGGAACCGGAATAGGCATGGCAATTGTTGCCAATAAATTCAAAAATGTAAGGGCAACTCTTTGTAATGACCTGTACACAGCAAAACTGTCAAGACTTCATAACAATGCAAATATTCTCTGTTTCGGAGCAAGAGTAATTGGAAAAGACCTTGCAAAGGAAATTGTAACTGTCTGGCTTAACACTCCTTTTGAAGGCGGAAGGCATGAAAAAAGGCTTGAAAAAATAAATTTTATAGAGAGGAAGGTTCTTGGTCAATGA